A part of Ictalurus furcatus strain D&B chromosome 8, Billie_1.0, whole genome shotgun sequence genomic DNA contains:
- the LOC128611470 gene encoding transmembrane and coiled-coil domain protein 3-like, translating into MDNEDYVLSIPVPIMPRRASDSNLYSSSNLQQKILKAKEQLRVERMEQDDNVAEFLKLVNMADKQQVARIRQVFEKKNQKTVQNINQLQKKLEQYYRRIKESENNNNNNGSSKNSSPKDPAKDQTKDVSKDSPKEASGSGRLNCRDKLKPIAPAVFLTPPSFFNKPREFANLIRNKFGSADNITQLKTSLDEGGGRALGGSATIVGQSKFHSDDDECSTGTSASADSNGNSDIHKHDQNIVNMVLEELQEIRQSQIRLTEAMDVLKLNMSEDSFLMQRLEDERERVERLEEQLNDLVELHMHEMANLKQELASIEEKVAYQANERARDLQEVLESCNSRLCKLEHQVQVVQVETEGVFGRELLVKIISVLLAFVTLLLVCVSTVTRCIMTSMRSRTHLLLTVFSAVLIALVWKSSERLNTNTELQVLTQTPNSEPNTWMENRT; encoded by the exons ATGGATAACGAGGATTATGTCCTCAGTATCCCCGTCCCGATCATGCCACGTAGAGCCTCCGACTCGAACCTTTACTCCTCGAGCAACCTGCAGCAGAAGATCCTAAAGGCGAAGGAGCAGCTGAGGGTGGAGCGCATGGAGCAGGACGATAACGTGGCCGAGTTCCTCAAGCTGGTCAACATGGCCGATAAGCAGCAGGTGGCGAGAATCCGGCAGGTGTTTGAGAAGAAGAACCAGAAAACGGTGCAGAACATTAACCAGTTACAGAAGAAGCTGGAGCAGTACTACAGACGCATCAAGGAGAgcgagaacaacaacaacaacaacggctCCTCCAAGAACAGCAGCCCTAAAGACCCGGCTAAAGATCAGACTAAGGACGTTTCCAAGGACAGTCCGAAGGAAGCGAGCGGAAGCGGGCGCCTTAACTGCCGGGACAAATTAAAACCCATCGCTCCTGCAGTGTTTCTCACACCGCCGTCCTTCTTCAACAAGCCCAGAGAATTCGCTAATCTCATCCGCAACAAATTCGGCAGCGCAGACAACATCACACAGCTCAAGACCTCGCTAGACGAAGGTGGAGGCCGGGCGCTGGGCGGGAGCGCCACCATAGTCGGCCAGTCAAAGTTCCACAGCGACGACGACGAGTGCTCCACGGGAACCTCGGCTTCGGCGGACAGTAATGGAAATTCTGACATCCACAAACATGACCAAAACATCGTCAACATGGTGCTAGAGGAACTTCAGGAGATCCGTCAGTCCCAAATCCGACTCACTGAAGCCATGGATGTTCTGAAACTGAACATGAGTGAAGACAGTTTCCTCATGCAGAGGCtcgaggacgagagagagag GGTGGAACGTCTGGAGGAGCAGCTCAACGACCTGGTTGAACTACATATGCATGAGATGGCGAATCTGAAGCAGGAGTTAGCCAGCATCGAGGAGAAAGTGGCTTATCAGGCTAACGAGAGAGCCAGAGACCTGCAG GAGGTGCTGGAGTCGTGTAACTCTCGGCTGTGTAAGTTGGAGCACCAGGTGCAGGTGGTGCAGGTGGAGACTGAAGGGGTGTTTGGCCGTGAGCTCCTCGTTAAAATCATTAGTGTGCTCTTGGCCTTCGTCACActgctgctggtgtgtgtttccACGGTAACACGCTGCATCATGACCAGCATGCGGAGCCGTACGCACCTACTGCTGACGGTGTTCAGTGCAGTGCTGATCGCTCTGGTCTGGAAGAGCAGCGAGAGACTGAACACGAACACAGAACTACAAGTTCTCACCCAAACACCGAACTCTGAACCAAACACCTGGATGGAGAACCGAACCTGA
- the nup160 gene encoding nuclear pore complex protein Nup160 translates to MRHIRCSCARKMAAALERSFIEICGFERETVSRFRDLAINLGVSATPGGGRLADSAGAFSYEESGKLLSLTSNRFIHWSTSGDTVQLVEQSLDVNLLNNSLRLKILNCAVLPGGVHIHETLNNVTVLVVTNQSVHRMVLPHPTRMYRSEPVAELQMQSVFTDVGKVCVQDAVHSFTLSFTQSPVTSSTWLSTHGHAHFALATPTGGITIVTLPPCDQQGSLSVMELKQNSVMQRLAGWVPSAIRGDQSPCDLAVSLSVWPMEDDTFIFALCQDHKLRVWSYKEQQCVLVADVLDYVPVGRAELRNSVGVSHRLRVCVSGSAGVCVCVYVAAPQRSQFCVLQLGSSNNMRYSLEHISTIYSTQETLVDFVLTSTDIWALWVDDDNQTVVKYINFEHNAAGMWNQVFVQPAPEEEVHIGAEQDPRETYLDVLFSPLRFTAAAIVKALQIYKRGTERFLDLTWETLKKEVTLAVENELQSSVTEFEFSQEDYRMLQVEFWSKFYACCLQYQEALSTPLALHVDQSTAMVCLLKKGFVSFLLPCFAVDHLYLCSDEYLFSEEETPVADEPELGGDVLQLVQCLRLVSECLQGQMACVMDRAVEMLMSPERAAEQVLENLLANDNDDLIAEITNKMQDVRNPVAAMSTLLRELDLEAEFDTPDTVLSHTGRSLNVRLSLSQLYSSSVAVSVVCQAVCHMTMTRALICRDLLILQHLYLRLGDNVLLAGSAQYLLLQQDLIPRCSHLLCSYHLLRQLSQTLASPVPLDTLDANLQHLSVLKLSDSTASTANRSVLSPQTVVELFYQNIARKSIVLQLFGQREVPESHITSLHWNQLISSVVHLLTQLLWPSNPNFLFPECMMGNCQYTQLQEYVRLIGPWCQANVGSCRFVLGQAYLACGEGQKALQCFQEAAPEVEKEEFLKRLTGSEDEEAGTTAPRLLYYNKVLRLLEDIGLPDLVIQLATLAVSEAVNDQRSQAALWTRIFKHHLDLGHNREAYEALTQNPDPSRQLDCLRQLVVVLCERAQLHDLIQFPYINLHEEVVGIIESRARAVDLMSHNYYELLYAFHINRHNYRKAGTVMFEYGMRLGHEVRTLRGLQKQVNCYLSALNCLRLIRPEYAWIIRPSSGPSCERPGTSPKRSHDGDLAPPPVSRHIEILELKDLEKEYVLARCRLTLAQQDPSSAAIAGSASAVDMVSLLVQAGLFDTAALLCETFKLPLTPVFEGLTFKCIKLQYGSDQSQNEAWNWLSANQLPSLITTKESSATDEAWRLLASYLEKHQSQNAQHHRCVINRLLSHGVPVPDWLLNAYKEVDAACLLRLYLNYDLLDSAAELVMEYVDALLGKGHQYFGIEMPLSVTAPLVWLPYTSIDQLLHNLKESQTPSNTQVYEKLRMKLAEYHRQVERSSKHRLQVPA, encoded by the exons ATGCGTCACATCCGGTGTTCTTGCGCGCGGAAAATGGCGGCTGCCTTGGAGAGAAGCTTTATAGAGATCTGCGGGTTTGAGAGGGAGACAGTTTCCCGGTTTCGGGATCTCGCCATTAATCTGG GTGTGAGTGCGACCCCTGGTGGCGGGAGGCTTGCAGACAGCGCTGGGGCGTTCTCTTATGAGGAGAGTGGGAAACTGCTGTCTCTCACCAGCAACAGATTCATTCACTG GTCCACATCAGGAGACACAGTTCAGCTGGTGGAACAGTCTCTGGACGTGAACCTGTTGAACAACTCGCTACGTCTTAAGATCCTGAACTGCGCCGTGCTTCCCGGAGGCGTTCACATCCACGAGACACTCAACAATGTCACAGTCCTCGTCGTCACCAACCAGTCGGTGCACAGGATGGTGCTGCCCCATCCCACACGCATGTACCGCAGC gagccgGTGGCCGAGCTGCAGATGCAGAGTGTGTTCACTGACGTGGGGAAGGTGTGTGTTCAGGACGCCGTTCACTCCTTCACTCTGTCGTTCACTCAGAGCCCCGTCACGTCATCCACCTGGCTCAGCACGCATGGTCATGCCCATTTTGCTTTGGCCACTCCCACCGGGGGCATCACCATAGTTACTTTACCCCCCTGCGATCAGCAGG GTTCGTTGTCAGTGATGGAGTTAAAGCAGAATTCAGTCATGCAGAGATTAGCAGGCTGGGTCCCCAGCGCCATCAG aggggacCAGAGCCCGTGCGACCTGGCGGTGAGTTTATCCGTGTGGCCGATGGAGGACGACACTTTCATCTTCGCTCTGTGTCAGGATCATAAACTGCGCGTCTGGTCATATAAG gagcagcagtgtgtgttggtggCCGATGTGTTGGACTACGTCCCTGTGGGTCGGGCCGAGCTGAGGAACAGCGTGGGCGTGTCTCAccgtctgcgtgtgtgtgtgtccggttctgcaggcgtgtgtgtgtgtgtttacgttgCCGCTCCGCAACGCAGTCAGTTCTGCGTTCTGCAGCTCGGTTCCAGTAACAACATGCGCTACAGCCTAGAGCACATCTCTACTATCTACAGCACAcag gAGACTCTAGTGGACTTTGTTCTAACCTCCACTGATATTTGGGCTCTGTGGGTGGATGATGATAACCAGACTGTGGTGAAGTACATCAACTTTGAGCA taaCGCAGCAGGCATGTGGAATCAGGTGTTTGTGCAGCCCGCCCCAGAGGAGGAAGTTCACATCGGAGCTGAGCAGGATCCCAGA GAGACGTACCTGGATGTTCTGTTTTCTCCTCTGcgcttcactgctgctgctATCGTAAAGGCActacag attTACAAACGTGGCACGGAGCGATTCCTCGATTTAACATGGGAAACACTAAAGAAAGAAGTCACTCTTGCTGTAGAGAatgag ctccAGAGCAGTGTGACGGAGTTCGAGTTCTCTCAGGAGGATTACCGCATGCTGCAGGTGGAGTTCTGGTCCAAGTTCTATGCCTGCTGTCTACAGTACCAGGAGGCTCTGTCCACCCCCCTCGCCCTGCACGTGGACCAGTCCACAGCTATGGTCTGCCTGCTCAAGAAG GGCTTTGTGTCGTTCCTGTTGCCCTGCTTTGCCGTGGATCACTTGTACCTGTGCTCTGATGAGTACCTGTTCTCCGAGGAGGAAACACCTGTAGCTGACG AACCGGAGCTGGGCGGGGATGTCCTGCAGCTGGTGCAGTGTTTGCGGTTGGTGAGTGAGTGTTTGCAGGGGCAGATGGCGTGTGTGATGGATAGAGCGGTGGAGATGCTCATGTCTCCAGAGAGAGCTGCAGAACAAGTGCTGGAGAACCTGCTGGCTAATGACAA tgatgATTTAATTGCCGAAATCACCAACAAGATGCAGGATGTGCGAAACCCAGTGGCTGCGATGAGCACCCTGCTCCGAGAGCTCGACCTGGAGGCGGAGTTCGACACGCCCGACACAGTGCTGTCACACACAG gccGGTCTCTGAACGTGCGTCTCAGTCTGTCTCAGCTGTACAGCAGCAGCGTGGCCGTGAGCGTTGTGTGTCAGGCCgtgtgtcacatgaccatgactCGAGCGCTGATCTGCAGAGACCTGCTCATCCTGCAGCACCTGTACCTGCGCCTCGGAGACAAC gtGCTCCTGGCAGGCAGCGCTCAGTATCTGCTTTTGCAGCAGGATCTGATCCCACGCTGTTCACACCTGCTCTGCAGTTATCACCTGCTCAGACAGCTCAGCCAGACCCTTGCCTCACCTGTACCGCTCGACACact agacgCTAACCTGCAGCACCTGTCCGTGTTGAAGCTGTCCGATTCCACGGCGAGCACGGCTAACAGATCAG tgttgagTCCTCAGACTGTAGTGGAGCTGTTTTATCAAAACATAGCACGTAAATCCATTGTGCTGCAGCTGTTTGGCCAGAGGGAGGTGCCAGAGAGTCACATCACCAGCCTGCACTGGAACCAGCTCATCTCCAGTGTAGTGCATCTACTGACCCAGTTACT GTGGCCCAGTAACCCCAACTTCCTGTTCCCGGAGTGCATGATGGGAAACTGCCAGTACACACAGCTCCAG gAATACGTGCGTCTGATCGGGCCGTGGTGTCAGGCTAACGTGGGATCGTGTCGGTTTGTTCTGGGTCAGGCGTACCTGGCCTGTGGAGAAGGTCAGAAG GCGCTGCAGTGTTTCCAGGAGGCAGCACCAGAGGTGGAGAAGGAGGAGTTTCTGAAGAGATTGACAGGTTCAGAGGACGAGGAGGCGGGGACTACAGCGCCACGATTACTCTATTACaacaag gtccTAAGACTCCTGGAGGACATTGGGTTGCCAGATCTTGTGATTCAGTTAGCCACACTGGCCGTATCCGAGGCTGTGAACGACCAGCGCAGTCAG gcagctcTGTGGACGCGTATTTTTAAACACCATCTGGATCTCGGTCACAACAGGGAGGCGTATGAAGCTCTGACCCAGAACCCCGATCccagcag gcagttGGACTGTCTCCGGCAGCTGGTGGTGGTCCTGTGTGAGCGCGCTCAGCTACACGATCTCATCCAGTTCCCTTACATCAACCTGCATGAGGAG gtggtggGGATTATCGAGTCTCGTGCCCGTGCTGTTGACCTGATGTCCCATAATTACTACGAGCTGCTCTACGCCTTCCACATTAACCGCCACAACTACAGGAAAG ccgGTACAGTGATGTTCGAGTACGGGATGCGTCTGGGTCATGAGGTTCGGACTCTGAGGGGTCTCCAGAAGCAGGTGAACTGCTACCTGTCTGCTCTGAACTGTCTGCGTCTGATTCGGCCCGAATATGCCTGGATCATCCGGCCTTCGTCCGGACCTTCT TGTGAGAGGCCGGGCACGTCACCCAAACGCAGCCATGATGGGGATTTGGCTCCGCctccag TGAGTCGTCACATAGAAATCCTGGagctgaaggatctggagaaggAGTATGTTCTCGCACGTTGTCGTCTCACACTCGCGCAGCAGGACCCGTCCTCGGCAGCTATAGCAG GCAGTGCGTCGGCGGTGGATATGGTGTCTCTGTTGGTGCAGGCCGGGCTGTTCGACACAGCGGCGTTGTTGTGCGAGACGTTTAAACTCCCTCTCACACCCGTCTTCGAGGGACTCACCTTCAA GTGCATCAAGCTGCAGTACGGATCGGATCAGAGCCAGAACGAGGCGTGGAACTGgttatcagccaatcagctgcCCAGTCTCATCACCACTAaagagtccag TGCAACAGATGAAGCGTGGAGACTTCTGGCGTCGTACCTGGAGAAGCATCAATCCCAGAATGCTCAGCATCATCGCTGTGTTATTAACAGGCTGCTGTCACACGGTGTACCTGTTCCTGATTGGCTACTTAACGCATATAAG gaaGTGGATGCTGCATGCCTGCTGCGCCTCTACCTGAACTACGACCTGCTGGACTCGGCCGCTGAGCTCGTGATGGAGTATGTGGACGCTCTACTGGGGAAGGGACATCAGTATTTCGGaatagag atgccGCTGAGTGTGACGGCGCCACTCGTCTGGCTGCCCTACACCTCCATCGACCAGCTGCTGCACAACCTGAAAGAGAGTCAGACTCCCAGCAACACACAG gtgtatgaGAAGCTGCGGATGAAGCTGGCGGAGTATCACAGACAGGTGGAACGCAGCAGCAAACACCGACTGCAGGTTCCGGCCTga
- the frs2b gene encoding fibroblast growth factor receptor substrate 2b — protein MGSCWSCPDKESIPDNHQSKFKVVNVDDDGNELGAGIMELTEDELVLRTHKCDAVRWPYLCLRRYGYDSNLFSFESGRRCQTGQGIFAFKCARAEEIFNMLQDIMHNNSISVVEEPVFEPTLTHTHVEPEAPQTPRTPTGGALPVLPNGSLRYPSLGDASSHPSSRHPSVGSTRLPSVGEESTHPLLMPDDSIRGHTYVNTTGLLEDQHAGAGHVDPPAPHSPTPEGEESVQAPDPGPRVQLEREGVRFVLGPTPVQRQLMARERQQDGGVSSGSTHNSANGGVAAAEAAPEHSNGPVFNPPSRRRPRPPPLSPDANVNNSAQRRTALLDYENLPSLPPLREDPKAGDEDGDQDEAVRTKTQQPPSNGYHGADSAHLYINTENVAAAMWPESAPLSAGWAESGPLSAGRVESGRFSVFNFDVRRPCEQHTLNYIEVEMDPGSDCSTPRTPHTPASPRPPTPTAAPPTATPTRRTELYAVIDVERTAAMSNLQRAQPRYDGTSRKTRHNSVDLPM, from the exons ATGGGAAGCTGCTGGAGCTGTCCAGATAAAGAATCCATACCTGACAATCACCAGAGCAAGTTCAAG gTGGTGAACGTTGACGATGACGGTAACGAGCTCGGGGCTGGGATCATGGAGCTGACCGAGGACGAGCTCGTTCTCCGCACACACAAgtgtgatgcagtgaggtggCCTTACCTGTGCCTCCGTCGCTATGGTTATGACTCCAACCTCTTCTCCTTCGAGAGCGGCCGCCGCTGCCAGACGGGACAgg GGATCTTTGCGTTTAAGTGTGCACGAGCAGAGGAGATCTTCAACATGCTGCAGGACATCATGCACAACAACAGCATCAGCGTGGTGGAGGAACCTGTGTTTGAAcccacgctcacacacacacacgtcgaaCCGGAAGCTCCGCAAACGCCTCGTACTCCCACCg GTGGCGCTCTTCCTGTTTTACCCAATGGGAGCCTGCGGTACCCGTCGCTAGGTGACGCCTCCTCCCACCCCTCCAGTAGGCACCCCTCGGTGGGCAGCACCCGCCTGCCGTCTGTGGGAGAAGAGTCCACTCACCCGCTGCTGATGCCTGACGACAGCATACGG ggccaTACGTATGTGAACACTACAGGCCTCCTGGAGGATCAGCATGCAGGGGCAGGACATGTAGACCCCCCTGCCCCCCACAGCCCCACCCCTGAGGGGGAGGAGTCTGTGCAGGCTCCAGACCCTGGTCCTCGTGTACAGCTGGAGCGTGAGGGCGTGAGGTTCGTGTTGGGGCCGACGCCCGTGCAGAGGCAACTCATGGCTAGGGAGAGGCAGCAAGATGGGGGCGTGTCATCCGGATCCACCCACAACTCGGCAAACGGGGGTGTGGCCGCTGCAGAGGCGGCTCCGGAGCACTCGAACGGTCCCGTGTTTAACCCCCCATCACGCCGCAGGCCTCGCCCCCCGCCTCTCAGCCCCGACGCTAACGTAAACAACTCTGCCCAGCGCAGGACGGCGTTGTTGGATTACGAGAACCTCCCCTCGCTCCCTCCACTGAGGGAGGACCCTAAAGCGGGTGACGAGGACGGGGATCAGGACGAGGCCGTCCGGACCAAGACACAGCAGCCGCCTTCCAACGGGTATCACGGTGCCGACTCCGCACACCTCTACATCAACACCGAGAATGTAGCAGCGGCGATGTGGCCGGAGTCGGCGCCTCTGAGCGCAGGGTGGGCGGAGTCCGGGCCTCTCAGTGCCGGGAGGGTGGAGTCGGGGCGCTTCAGCGTGTTTAACTTCGATGTGCGGCGTCCGTGTGAGCAACACACGCTCAACTACATCGAGGTGGAAATGGACCCGGGTTCAGACTGCAGCACGCCCAGGACGCCGCACACGCCCGCCTCGCCACGCCCTCCCACACCTACCGCCGCCCCACCCACAGCTACGCCCACACGCAGGACCGAACTGTATGCAGTGATCGACGTGGAACGCACAGCAGCCATGTCGAACCTGCAAAGAGCGCAGCCTCGCTACGACGGTACGTCCAGGAAAACCCGACACAACAGCGTGGACCTGCCCATGTAA